A stretch of DNA from Halodesulfovibrio sp. MK-HDV:
TCTAGTATAACGGGGGAAATGAGGTCTCTTTTACCTTTACCGTTACATTGACGAGTGTTGACATAGACACAATAATTTAACTAGCAATGTAATGTTACTACGCAGCGTTGTATTTAAAGAGGGTGGGACAGGGTGTTTTTGTGACGTTTCACGTGAAACATATTGCAAAATTATCCTACTTCAACAGTACAAGAGAGGTTCATGTGGCACGGATTATTGCTGTAGCTAACCAAAAAGGTGGAGTGGGTAAAACTACGACATCTGTAAACTTGGCAGCGTCTTTGGCTGTAATGGAAAAACGAGTTTTGCTCGTTGACTGTGATCCTCAAGCAAACGCAACAAGCGGGATCGGCCTCGATGCGGATAGTTTGCCCAGCAATTTGTACCAAACCTTCTTTACACCAGAAAAAGCGTTGCACGCTATTTATCCTACTCGAACCCCGTATCTTTCCGTACTTCCTGCATCAACGGATTTGGTAGCTGTTGAGCTGGAATTGGTTGATAAGATGGGGCGCGAATACTATCTGCAGGATGTACTCAACAACGTGGCTTCACGTTTTGATTACATCATCATTGATTGTCCACCATCACTTGGGCTTATTACCTTGAACGCTCTTTGCGCTGCACAGGAAGTTCTTATTCCACTTCAGTGTGAATTTTATGCGTTGGAAGGTATCGTAAAATTATTGCAAACATATGAGCAGGTCAAAAAGCGTTTGAATACAAACCTCTCGCTTCTTGGTGTTGTGCTTACTATGTTTGATACGCGAAATAAGCTTTCAGCTCAGGTTAAAAATGAAGTGGAACGTTGTTTCCCGGAGCACGTTTTCAAGACCATTATTCCTCGAAACGTGCGTCTTTCTGAAGCTCCAAGTTACGGAAAATCAATCATTCATTATGATATCAAATCAAAAGGCGCAGTAGCATATCTTGCTCTTGCTAAAGAAGTAGCAATGCGAAATGCCCCTGCGCCTGTCAGATAGGTTTAGTCGAAGTAGCTATTCAGGATAGATACATTCCGGTTCACAAGATTCACCGGATTGTGTTGAAGCCTCAAGACATATGTGATCTTTAAAATGCTTTTTACGCACTGTACCACCACATTTTTCACAATGAAAAACGAGCAGGCCGCTTAATGAAGCATTTGTGAGATGGAATATTCTAGGTGTATCCTCTTCCCAATTTTCAGACTTGGCACCACATGCTCTGCATGTAACTTTTGGGTTGAAAGGGTACTTAAAATCCCAGTAGTCTTTAAAGATCTGCCAGTCTTCAAGAGGTTCTTGATGAATCTCAGAAGCAGGTTTGTCCTGAGCCTGATCAAGAATCTCTGATATTTTTTTTCCAGCTTTTTTCCAAATTTCAGGGCTAAGCAATACACCGTGCAGGTTACCTTTACTGTCGTAAAGTTGCTTAACATGGGTTTCATATTCAGACATTTCAGCCTCCAATAACGTGTCGATTTTTTGTGAGTGTGAATATCCAAGAGTCGTGTTCAAAAGACATATTGTCAAGGAGATATATATGGCGGGCGCACAGAGAGGGTTAGGTCGAGGATTAGATGCACTGTTTAAAAATACAGAAACAGTAGAGGATAATGAAAGCCCGAATATGCTTCCATTGCGTCTTCTTCAAGCTAATCCGAACCAGCCTAGAAAACAGTTTGATGATGCTGCGTTGGAAGATTTGGCAGCATCAATTCGAGAAAAGGGTGTGCTTCAGCCATTACTTGTTCGACCACTGATCGTGGGCGGACAAAGTATCTATGAAATTGTTGCAGGTGAACGCAGATTCAGAGCAAGCCAGCTTGCGGGCATTCGCGAGGTTCCAGTAGTCATCCGTGAACTTGATGATATGGAGACATTGGCGATCGCGCTGATTGAAAATTTACAACGCGAAGATTTAACACCGCTCGAAGAAGCAAAAGGTCTACAAGAATTAAAAGATCAGTTCAGCCTTTCACAGGAAGAGTTGGCCAAACAGGTTGGTAAAAGCCGTTCTGCCATTGCAAACACATTGCGTCTTCTACAGCTTCCAGATATGGCACAGAGCGCGTTATCAACGGGAACTATTACAGCAGGGCACGCACGAGCCATTCTCTCCGTTGATGATGTTGCTCAAATCGATTTTCTTGGTATTATTGTCTCTCAAATGCTTACCGTGCGCGAAGCAGAAGCTTTAGCAGCTTCATGGAAGCAGCATAAGAGCTTTAAAGCTCTTGAAGAGGTAAAAAAAGAAAATCCGAAGGCTGAAAAGCCTGCGGTATTAAAAGAATTTCAAACCCGCTTGAGCAGTCTTTTTTCCAGTAAAGTCATCATGAGCGGTACTGAGAAAAAGGGTAAAGTGACGTTGGCTTATAATACAGAAGAAGAGCTTCACGAATTACTTAACAAGCTGGGTATAGAACAAGCAGGATAGCGCTGAACCTGTGGGCGCAATGTACATGTGACTACGTAAGGCAAAAATGACAGCGTCATTATTCTGGGGAAACATTATATATGGTAAATAAAGATACACTTGCAGGGCGCGTCGAAAGCTTTGCCGGATCAAAGGTACTTATCATCGGCGACATTATGATAGATGAGTATTTGATGGGTAGCGCAGATCGAATTTCGCCAGAAGCACCAGTTCCCGTTGTTCATGTCAGCAGTGACAGGCATGTCCTAGGCGGAGCAGGCAACGTCGCTAAAAACGTTCGCACACTGGGTGGTGCTCCAAAGATTATTACTGTTTCCGGTGCGGGAATGGGAGCTGATTTGTTGAACGCATTGTTGGATTCAGAAGAAATCGAGCATGATATTCAACAGATAAGAACTCGTAAAACAACGCGTAAGACACGAATTATTGCGAGTAATCAGCAGATGATTCGTATCGACCGTGAAGATACTGCAACTATTTGTGGTCAAAATCTCGATAAGCTTATGGATCGAGTTGAAAGCTGTATTGCTGAGTATGAAGTCGTCATTGTTTCGGATTACGGTAAGGGTATAGTAAGTAGAGAGTTTATGGAGCGCTTGAGCTTTCTGTGCGACACACAGGAAAATCGACCGAAGATTTTTGTCGATCCAAAAACTCGAAACTTCAAGTTGTACCAGAATGTCTTTATTCTTACACCGAACTCAAAAGAGACTAGCGAAGGTGCAAACCTGCCAGTTGGAAGTCGTGAAGAAATTCTTGAAGCAGGACGCGAAATTTTCCGTCTTCTTGGATGTGACAAGCTTCTTACTACACTGGGGCCACTTGGTATGGCACTGTTTGATGATGACAATACAGTGTGGCATGTTCCAACAATGGCGCAGGAAGTGTTCGATGTAACAGGTGCCGGTGATACGGTTATTGCCACAGCAGCCCTTGCAGTTGCAGCTGGTTGTACACTTGTTGATTCATGCGTACTCGCAAACTATGCAGCGGGTGTTGTCGTTGGGCATGTCGGAGCTGCGTCTGTAACGCCTGAACAGTTAATAGAAACAATTCATACTTTGCCTTTACCACCTGTTGAAAAATGGACTTAAATTATAGTTAAGTGTACTACTATTCTGGAACGTTAGTTCAGGGATATGTTTTATACTTATGTCGCAAAGCGGCATACTATCAATTGATAGTCACAATAAGCATAAAAAAAGCCCGGAGTTGTTCTCCGGGCTTTTTTTGGTACGCACATGAAGCTGATAAGAATTCCATTAGTACACACTATACTGTTATGCGTCTGTGTGCTGCTCGTTACAGGGTGTGCATCAATGTCCAAGCTTAAGAATTATAGTGCTAATGAATTATATAGAGGATATCTGGCGAAGGATAAGGTTATTCTCGCTCTTGATGGAAAGATCATTCATGTGGAGGGTCGAATAACTCGAATTGACCAGAGTAAGCTTAATGACATGTTTATTGAGCTTAATTCCCGAGTTATTGTTATTCTGCGAAATGATGAGATTATTAAGATTTCAAAAATTGGATTAAAAAATGGCGATACTATAACAATAGTCGGTAATTTTGACGGTGAAGGCGTATTGTCAAAATGGCTTACGAACGCCGATAATAGAGTCCTTGTTATCGAAAACGCACAAATCATCGATAAAGACTGCTGGTATGATCTCGAAAACTTCGAAAACCCGCTGTTCTTTTAGAATAAATTGAATTTTTATTACGATATAAAAAATCTGTCATTATAAATAAAATCATGCAGTTATCTCTTAGTGCCATGATTTTTTAAGAAAAGAACACAAAAAAAATCAAAAACATGTTGACGAAGAGGGCTGGTTTACATAGAACCTCTCTCGCTGCAACGAAGCGGCCCGCACGGGTCGGAACGAAGCAGATTGTTCATTTTCAATTAACGACGCAAAATCGAAAGACAACTTCTTCGAATTTAAATTCAAAAAGAGGTTGACTCCCGAAGTGAGATAAGGCAAAACGCTTTTCGCACCTCGGA
This window harbors:
- a CDS encoding bifunctional heptose 7-phosphate kinase/heptose 1-phosphate adenyltransferase; its protein translation is MVNKDTLAGRVESFAGSKVLIIGDIMIDEYLMGSADRISPEAPVPVVHVSSDRHVLGGAGNVAKNVRTLGGAPKIITVSGAGMGADLLNALLDSEEIEHDIQQIRTRKTTRKTRIIASNQQMIRIDREDTATICGQNLDKLMDRVESCIAEYEVVIVSDYGKGIVSREFMERLSFLCDTQENRPKIFVDPKTRNFKLYQNVFILTPNSKETSEGANLPVGSREEILEAGREIFRLLGCDKLLTTLGPLGMALFDDDNTVWHVPTMAQEVFDVTGAGDTVIATAALAVAAGCTLVDSCVLANYAAGVVVGHVGAASVTPEQLIETIHTLPLPPVEKWT
- a CDS encoding ParA family protein produces the protein MARIIAVANQKGGVGKTTTSVNLAASLAVMEKRVLLVDCDPQANATSGIGLDADSLPSNLYQTFFTPEKALHAIYPTRTPYLSVLPASTDLVAVELELVDKMGREYYLQDVLNNVASRFDYIIIDCPPSLGLITLNALCAAQEVLIPLQCEFYALEGIVKLLQTYEQVKKRLNTNLSLLGVVLTMFDTRNKLSAQVKNEVERCFPEHVFKTIIPRNVRLSEAPSYGKSIIHYDIKSKGAVAYLALAKEVAMRNAPAPVR
- a CDS encoding ParB/RepB/Spo0J family partition protein, with product MAGAQRGLGRGLDALFKNTETVEDNESPNMLPLRLLQANPNQPRKQFDDAALEDLAASIREKGVLQPLLVRPLIVGGQSIYEIVAGERRFRASQLAGIREVPVVIRELDDMETLAIALIENLQREDLTPLEEAKGLQELKDQFSLSQEELAKQVGKSRSAIANTLRLLQLPDMAQSALSTGTITAGHARAILSVDDVAQIDFLGIIVSQMLTVREAEALAASWKQHKSFKALEEVKKENPKAEKPAVLKEFQTRLSSLFSSKVIMSGTEKKGKVTLAYNTEEELHELLNKLGIEQAG